The Sediminitomix flava genome window below encodes:
- a CDS encoding bifunctional 4-hydroxy-2-oxoglutarate aldolase/2-dehydro-3-deoxy-phosphogluconate aldolase, which translates to MAKFSRIEVVQKMKSTVVVPVFYHKEIDLCLSFMKTVYEAGVRVFEFTNRGEFAHEIFSKLVKEARKEMPEMVIGIGSIVDAPTAAIFIQNGADFIVSPLLDEQTGKLCNRRKIAWFPGCSTVSEVSLAHELGAEVVKVFPANALDALKFIKGVKAPMPWTDVMPTGGISPTIDDLTKWLDAGVSCVGIGGNLVVKDHFGNWDFERIYELLQELIGFAKEYRQKQLAVY; encoded by the coding sequence ATGGCTAAATTTTCAAGAATTGAAGTTGTTCAAAAAATGAAATCTACGGTCGTTGTCCCTGTTTTTTACCATAAAGAAATAGACCTTTGCCTTTCTTTTATGAAAACAGTTTACGAGGCAGGGGTCCGAGTTTTCGAGTTTACAAATCGTGGAGAATTTGCCCATGAAATTTTTTCAAAGCTTGTAAAAGAAGCGAGGAAAGAGATGCCCGAAATGGTAATCGGTATTGGCTCTATTGTAGATGCTCCTACAGCTGCAATTTTCATTCAGAATGGGGCAGATTTTATAGTTTCTCCTCTACTAGATGAACAAACTGGTAAATTATGTAATCGTAGAAAAATTGCTTGGTTTCCGGGTTGTAGTACAGTTTCTGAGGTTTCTTTAGCTCATGAACTGGGAGCTGAAGTCGTGAAAGTTTTCCCTGCCAATGCGCTTGATGCTCTCAAATTTATAAAAGGGGTTAAAGCTCCGATGCCATGGACTGATGTCATGCCTACAGGTGGAATCTCACCTACAATAGATGACCTAACAAAATGGTTAGACGCTGGTGTAAGCTGTGTAGGTATAGGTGGAAATCTAGTCGTTAAAGATCATTTCGGAAACTGGGATTTCGAACGCATTTATGAATTACTACAAGAGTTGATCGGCTTCGCAAAAGAATATCGACAAAAGCAGCTCGCTGTTTACTAA
- the fucP gene encoding L-fucose:H+ symporter permease has protein sequence MNELVTENIIAEGQEPVSASPKKVIEKKYLLPFVLITSLFALWGFANDITNPMVSAFQTVMEISTFKASLVQFAFYGGYFTMALPAALFVKKYSYKTAILIGLGLYATGALLFIPAAQFQIFGFFLVSLYILTFGLAFLETTANPLVLSLGAKETATRRLNLAQSFNPIGSLAGMFVAQQFILSALQSAEKNTSGDLIYTTLDSAQKEIIKLNDLMVIRDPYVFIGIVVIIVGVVIAMVKIPEERTSDQSFSLGNTIVRLVKNKTYKEGVIAQVFYVGAQIMCWTFIIQYAENLGYTKAEAQSFNIIAMVLFLSSRFIATALMKYLKAAQLLTFFAIGGIVTMACTIFIGGDLGLYALIATSAFMSLMFPTIYGISLEEVGDDSEFGAAGLVMAIVGGALMPPMQGAIIDMKSILGMDAVNASFIIPLLCFCVIAVFGYRRFKQV, from the coding sequence ATGAATGAACTAGTAACCGAAAACATAATAGCCGAAGGACAAGAGCCTGTTTCTGCTTCGCCCAAAAAGGTGATAGAGAAGAAATACCTCCTTCCTTTTGTACTGATCACGAGTCTGTTTGCGCTATGGGGTTTTGCCAATGACATCACAAACCCGATGGTTTCAGCTTTCCAAACGGTCATGGAAATTTCGACATTCAAAGCATCTTTGGTACAGTTTGCTTTCTATGGCGGGTATTTCACGATGGCTTTGCCCGCAGCATTATTCGTTAAGAAATACTCCTATAAAACGGCCATTCTGATTGGTTTAGGATTGTATGCCACAGGAGCATTACTCTTTATTCCTGCGGCTCAGTTTCAAATCTTCGGATTCTTCCTTGTTTCCTTATACATTCTCACCTTCGGATTAGCTTTTTTAGAGACTACAGCCAATCCTTTGGTACTTTCTTTAGGGGCAAAAGAAACAGCTACTCGCAGACTGAACCTTGCACAATCATTCAATCCAATTGGTTCGTTGGCTGGTATGTTTGTCGCTCAGCAGTTTATTCTTTCAGCCTTACAATCAGCAGAAAAGAACACCAGTGGCGACTTGATCTATACCACACTTGATTCGGCTCAAAAAGAAATCATCAAACTCAATGACCTTATGGTTATTAGAGATCCATATGTATTCATTGGTATCGTCGTGATTATTGTTGGTGTTGTCATCGCAATGGTCAAAATTCCAGAAGAAAGAACAAGCGATCAATCATTTTCACTTGGAAATACAATTGTACGATTAGTTAAAAATAAGACCTATAAAGAAGGCGTTATTGCCCAAGTATTCTATGTTGGTGCTCAGATTATGTGTTGGACATTCATTATCCAATATGCTGAAAATTTAGGCTATACTAAGGCAGAAGCACAGTCATTTAATATCATTGCGATGGTGCTATTTTTATCTAGCCGATTCATTGCCACAGCCCTAATGAAATACCTAAAAGCAGCTCAACTGCTTACATTTTTTGCAATTGGCGGAATCGTAACAATGGCTTGTACTATTTTCATAGGCGGTGATCTAGGATTATATGCCTTGATAGCCACTTCAGCTTTCATGTCGCTTATGTTCCCTACCATCTACGGAATTAGTTTGGAGGAAGTGGGTGACGATTCAGAATTTGGTGCAGCAGGATTAGTAATGGCAATTGTTGGTGGCGCTCTAATGCCCCCTATGCAAGGTGCAATCATTGACATGAAGTCTATCTTAGGAATGGATGCCGTTAATGCGTCTTTTATCATTCCTTTACTATGCTTCTGCGTCATTGCAGTATTTGGATACAGAAGATTTAAGCAGGTTTAA
- a CDS encoding zinc-binding alcohol dehydrogenase family protein — MKTIILNEPGQFQLAETEAPIEDLQANEALVKVHRIGICGTDLHAYTGKQPFFSYPRILGHELGVEVVEIGTDVNNVQVGDKCSVEPYFNKTEDHAVKRGFTNCGENISVFGVHEDGGMREYFKIPANYLHASQKLSYDQLALVETLSIGCHAVNRAMVSSSDTVAVIGAGPIGMGACQFAMAAGAKTVMMDINQSRLDFCQKHIGVDGTVLVSEVEETEARLRDVFDGNLPTVVIDATGNKHSMANTLTFTASAGRIVFVGLFPGDFSFHDPYFHKKELTIIASRNSLPSDFEQIISMIENDQIDTNPWITHKVLFTEIADHFDSWLKPETGVIKAMLTLS, encoded by the coding sequence ATGAAAACAATTATATTAAACGAACCTGGTCAATTTCAATTGGCTGAAACGGAAGCTCCGATTGAAGACTTACAGGCCAATGAAGCATTAGTAAAAGTACATAGAATCGGGATTTGTGGCACAGATTTACATGCCTATACAGGGAAGCAACCTTTCTTCTCTTATCCTAGAATTTTAGGGCATGAATTGGGTGTAGAAGTTGTAGAAATTGGGACTGATGTCAATAATGTACAAGTTGGTGATAAATGCTCTGTAGAACCTTATTTCAATAAAACAGAAGACCATGCTGTGAAAAGAGGTTTTACAAACTGTGGTGAAAACATTTCTGTCTTTGGCGTTCATGAAGATGGAGGAATGAGAGAATACTTTAAAATTCCTGCTAATTATCTTCATGCTTCTCAAAAGTTATCTTATGATCAATTGGCCTTGGTGGAAACACTAAGTATTGGTTGTCATGCCGTGAATAGAGCTATGGTTTCTTCTTCCGATACAGTTGCAGTTATTGGAGCAGGCCCTATCGGGATGGGTGCATGCCAATTTGCGATGGCAGCAGGAGCTAAAACGGTTATGATGGACATCAACCAAAGTCGTTTAGATTTCTGTCAAAAGCACATTGGTGTAGATGGAACCGTTCTTGTTTCTGAAGTAGAAGAAACTGAAGCTCGACTAAGAGATGTTTTTGATGGCAATCTGCCTACAGTAGTAATTGATGCTACCGGAAATAAGCACTCAATGGCAAATACACTTACGTTTACAGCTTCTGCTGGCCGAATTGTATTTGTTGGTTTATTCCCAGGAGATTTCTCTTTCCACGATCCTTATTTCCATAAAAAAGAATTAACCATCATAGCCAGTAGAAACTCACTTCCTTCTGACTTCGAACAAATTATCAGCATGATTGAAAATGACCAAATTGATACAAATCCTTGGATCACACACAAAGTCCTTTTCACCGAAATCGCTGATCACTTTGACAGTTGGCTAAAACCTGAAACAGGAGTAATTAAAGCAATGCTTACGCTTTCCTAA
- a CDS encoding UxaA family hydrolase yields MMNKILMVHPSDNVMVALTDLEANETISYEGSFYTPIENINAKHKFALSDFNEGDEIQMYGVLVGKATKEIKRGQAITTSNVKHAANEVKVGERKTAWGKPDVSAFQHRTFQGYHRSDGQIGTQNVWLVVPLVFCENRNVLAAKEILEEKLGYSKGRDYELDIDRLISKSQSGATASDLLTEDILVPTKEATKERVFKNVDGIKFLLHDGGCGGIRQDSDTLCQLLAGYLNNPNVAGATFLSLGCQNAQVEILQDAIFKMNPELDKPLFFVEQQKSNSEGEFIADIVTKTMAGLVEANKIERKEAPISALRLGLECGGSDGFSGISANPVMGYVSDMLVTLGATPILAEFPELNGVEQSLTDRCVTQTDAERFVELMAIYKKRAEAVGSGFDANPSPGNIKDGLITDAMKSAGAAKKGGSSPIVGVLDYTEQIKNKGLNLLCTPGNDVESTTALAGSGATLITFSTGLGTPTGNPITPVIKVASNSILAERMKDIIDFDTGAVVRGENSIAEKAAEMLDYLLAVASGKAETNAMRLRQDDFIPWKRGISL; encoded by the coding sequence ATGATGAATAAAATACTGATGGTACATCCTTCAGACAATGTAATGGTTGCGCTTACTGATTTGGAGGCCAACGAAACCATTAGCTACGAAGGGTCCTTTTATACACCAATTGAAAATATAAATGCCAAACATAAATTTGCTCTTTCAGATTTCAATGAGGGAGATGAAATACAAATGTATGGCGTACTCGTCGGTAAAGCGACGAAAGAAATTAAAAGAGGGCAAGCAATTACGACATCAAATGTAAAACATGCTGCCAATGAAGTTAAAGTAGGAGAAAGAAAAACAGCATGGGGAAAACCTGATGTTTCTGCTTTTCAACATAGAACCTTCCAAGGGTATCACAGAAGTGATGGGCAGATCGGTACTCAAAATGTCTGGCTTGTTGTTCCTCTGGTTTTCTGTGAAAATAGAAACGTACTTGCTGCCAAAGAAATTTTGGAAGAAAAACTAGGCTACAGCAAAGGACGAGATTATGAGTTGGACATTGATCGACTCATTTCTAAAAGTCAGTCTGGAGCAACAGCCTCAGACTTACTCACAGAAGACATTCTCGTTCCTACAAAAGAGGCTACGAAAGAGCGCGTATTTAAAAATGTTGATGGCATCAAGTTTTTGCTTCACGATGGTGGCTGTGGAGGGATCAGGCAAGATTCAGACACTTTATGTCAACTTTTAGCCGGTTATCTGAATAACCCCAATGTGGCTGGAGCAACATTCTTAAGCCTTGGCTGTCAGAATGCTCAAGTAGAAATTTTGCAAGATGCTATTTTCAAAATGAATCCTGAGCTTGATAAACCACTCTTTTTTGTAGAACAACAAAAAAGTAATTCTGAAGGAGAATTCATTGCTGACATTGTCACCAAAACAATGGCTGGACTAGTTGAAGCAAACAAAATAGAACGAAAAGAAGCGCCTATTTCAGCACTCCGATTAGGCTTGGAATGTGGTGGCTCGGATGGCTTTTCTGGGATTTCTGCAAACCCAGTCATGGGTTATGTCTCAGATATGCTAGTGACTTTAGGTGCTACGCCAATTCTTGCCGAATTCCCTGAATTGAACGGTGTGGAACAAAGCCTTACAGATCGTTGTGTTACACAAACCGATGCAGAAAGATTTGTAGAATTGATGGCAATATACAAGAAAAGAGCTGAGGCTGTCGGGTCTGGTTTTGATGCCAATCCTTCTCCAGGAAATATCAAAGATGGCTTAATTACAGATGCCATGAAATCTGCAGGAGCAGCCAAAAAAGGAGGATCATCTCCAATTGTCGGAGTTTTGGATTATACTGAGCAAATCAAAAATAAAGGTTTAAACCTTCTTTGCACTCCCGGAAATGATGTAGAATCAACCACTGCATTAGCAGGTTCTGGAGCTACACTTATCACTTTCAGTACAGGACTTGGAACGCCTACAGGAAATCCGATTACACCCGTTATCAAAGTGGCTTCAAACTCCATTTTAGCTGAACGCATGAAAGATATCATAGACTTTGATACAGGGGCTGTAGTAAGAGGTGAAAACAGTATAGCAGAAAAAGCCGCAGAAATGTTGGACTACCTACTGGCTGTTGCAAGTGGGAAGGCTGAAACAAATGCAATGCGATTAAGACAAGATGATTTTATTCCATGGAAAAGAGGGATTTCATTGTAG
- a CDS encoding alpha-L-fucosidase, which yields MRFKKLFVIMLSSLAIQHANAQQKKYEPTEESLSKYQTPEWFLDAKFGIYTHWGPVSQVFEGTEPGKYYRGWHGMIMYQDGKKVPTKNGKPSNNHLHHVKKYGDPAEFGYKHIIEQFQPTAFDAEKWAELFKKSGAKFAGPVAMHHDNFAMWDSKATRWNSMNYGGFDPSAELKKEIEKRDMKFMASFHHAFTWKFFAPAHKYSKINENDYDLYTTPHSLESDMPDEQFHKEWWAKLKEYIDVYQPDLLWFDWWLENLSLEARHKFLAYYYNSAKKWGKEVGVCYKESTFTDDMAIKDYERGRPNQPKSPAWLTDTSPGAWFYRSDAKFKKPNEIIDILVDIVAKNGLMLLNVPPDPDGTIPAEMEYLLTEIGAWLEINGDAIYATRPWTVFGEGPTRLPEGGHKIEKLKISYTDKDIRYTKKSDKEFYAIVMDKPKGAIVMKSLSTDIGALNSEIIDIQLLGSNEKLEWERRAEGLIIKAPSQLSTDYAHAFKIVLEGYTENDIGGNVEAHKD from the coding sequence ATGAGGTTTAAAAAATTATTCGTCATAATGCTTTCTTCTTTGGCAATACAACATGCAAATGCTCAACAAAAAAAGTACGAGCCAACTGAAGAATCATTATCCAAATATCAAACACCAGAATGGTTTTTAGATGCCAAATTTGGAATCTATACACACTGGGGTCCCGTCTCTCAGGTATTTGAAGGTACAGAGCCTGGCAAATATTACCGTGGGTGGCATGGTATGATTATGTATCAAGACGGGAAGAAAGTCCCTACAAAAAATGGGAAGCCTTCAAACAACCACCTACACCATGTAAAGAAATATGGCGACCCTGCCGAGTTTGGCTACAAACACATTATTGAACAATTTCAACCTACTGCTTTCGATGCTGAAAAGTGGGCTGAACTTTTCAAAAAATCTGGTGCAAAATTCGCTGGTCCTGTAGCTATGCACCACGATAATTTTGCGATGTGGGACAGTAAAGCCACACGTTGGAATTCGATGAACTATGGTGGATTTGATCCTTCTGCAGAGCTGAAAAAAGAAATTGAGAAAAGAGACATGAAGTTTATGGCCTCTTTCCATCATGCTTTCACTTGGAAGTTTTTTGCTCCAGCACACAAATACAGCAAAATCAATGAAAATGACTATGACCTTTACACCACGCCACACTCCTTAGAATCTGATATGCCCGACGAGCAGTTTCACAAAGAATGGTGGGCTAAACTAAAAGAATATATTGATGTCTATCAGCCAGATTTACTTTGGTTTGACTGGTGGTTAGAAAACCTTTCATTAGAAGCTCGTCATAAGTTTTTGGCCTACTATTACAACAGCGCAAAGAAATGGGGCAAAGAAGTTGGTGTATGTTACAAAGAAAGTACGTTTACTGACGATATGGCCATCAAAGACTACGAGCGAGGAAGACCTAACCAGCCTAAATCTCCAGCTTGGCTAACAGATACTTCTCCGGGTGCATGGTTCTACCGCTCAGATGCAAAATTCAAAAAGCCGAATGAAATCATTGACATTCTGGTTGATATCGTTGCGAAAAATGGATTGATGTTACTCAATGTACCACCCGATCCAGACGGTACAATCCCTGCAGAAATGGAATACTTACTCACAGAAATTGGGGCTTGGTTAGAAATCAATGGAGATGCCATTTATGCTACAAGACCTTGGACAGTATTTGGTGAAGGGCCTACAAGATTACCTGAAGGTGGCCATAAAATCGAAAAGCTGAAGATTTCTTATACAGATAAAGATATTCGATATACTAAAAAATCGGATAAGGAGTTTTATGCCATTGTGATGGACAAACCTAAAGGTGCAATTGTTATGAAATCTCTAAGTACAGATATCGGAGCACTCAATTCTGAAATCATTGATATTCAACTATTAGGTAGTAATGAAAAACTTGAATGGGAAAGAAGAGCTGAAGGATTGATTATTAAGGCTCCATCTCAACTTTCAACAGATTACGCACATGCCTTCAAAATTGTATTGGAAGGTTATACCGAAAATGATATCGGAGGAAATGTTGAAGCACACAAGGATTAA
- a CDS encoding amidohydrolase family protein — translation MKKIDAHHHLWKYSPVEHSWIDEQMNILKNDFLPTELWGEMQKAGYEGCVAVQASQSEQETQFLLSEASVNPFIMGVVGWVNLSHSNIRERLSYFSKFSDFKGVRHVLQDEEDDQFMLREEFLNGIQALEEFKLTYDILIFPKHLPYAAQLVEKFPNQPFVLDHIAKPEIRDGKFSPWKEEIQQLANYPNVYCKLSGMVTEANWKNWTKEELHQYIQIVVDAFGTDRLMIGSDWPVCKLAGEYETVMQVVEDFFTDQADLKKVLGENAIQFYGLVSKDVIAE, via the coding sequence ATGAAAAAGATAGATGCACATCATCATCTTTGGAAATATTCTCCAGTAGAACATTCTTGGATTGATGAGCAAATGAACATATTGAAGAACGACTTCTTGCCAACTGAACTTTGGGGTGAAATGCAAAAGGCAGGATATGAGGGTTGTGTGGCTGTTCAAGCTAGTCAGAGCGAACAAGAAACTCAGTTTCTACTTTCTGAAGCTAGCGTAAATCCATTTATCATGGGCGTTGTGGGTTGGGTAAACCTAAGTCATAGCAATATCAGAGAAAGGTTAAGTTACTTTTCAAAATTCTCAGATTTCAAAGGTGTTCGTCATGTACTTCAAGATGAAGAAGACGATCAATTTATGCTCAGAGAAGAATTTCTTAACGGGATTCAAGCACTGGAAGAATTCAAGCTCACTTATGATATTCTGATTTTCCCAAAACACTTGCCTTATGCCGCACAATTAGTTGAAAAGTTTCCAAATCAGCCATTTGTATTAGACCATATTGCCAAACCAGAAATAAGAGATGGAAAGTTTTCTCCTTGGAAAGAAGAGATCCAACAATTGGCAAATTACCCAAATGTCTATTGCAAACTTTCTGGAATGGTGACAGAGGCTAACTGGAAAAATTGGACAAAAGAAGAGCTTCACCAATATATTCAGATTGTGGTAGACGCTTTTGGAACTGATCGTCTGATGATTGGCTCAGATTGGCCAGTTTGCAAACTCGCAGGAGAATACGAAACGGTGATGCAAGTGGTAGAAGATTTCTTCACTGACCAAGCAGATCTCAAAAAAGTTTTAGGTGAAAACGCTATTCAGTTTTATGGCCTAGTGTCCAAAGATGTAATAGCAGAATAA
- a CDS encoding L-rhamnose mutarotase, with protein sequence MGKYKRYCKTLTLTDNPSLIEEYKKVHAKGAAWKEITEGMKEVGILDMEIYLFGSQLFMIMDTIPDFDHDQAMSELAHKPRQAEWEAFVSRFQETDASVSAKRKWQLMDRIYELEQTENYITENGQLKDTNKVDIKSEIV encoded by the coding sequence ATGGGAAAATATAAACGCTATTGCAAAACCTTGACACTTACCGATAATCCTAGCCTAATCGAGGAGTATAAAAAAGTACATGCCAAAGGTGCTGCCTGGAAAGAAATCACAGAAGGAATGAAAGAGGTTGGAATTCTTGATATGGAAATCTATCTCTTTGGCTCACAACTCTTCATGATCATGGATACAATTCCTGATTTTGATCATGATCAAGCTATGAGTGAACTTGCCCACAAACCTAGACAGGCAGAATGGGAAGCCTTTGTCTCTCGTTTTCAAGAAACTGATGCCAGTGTTTCTGCAAAGAGAAAATGGCAGCTTATGGATCGGATATATGAATTAGAACAAACTGAGAATTATATAACAGAAAACGGACAGTTAAAAGATACGAATAAAGTGGACATCAAATCTGAAATTGTCTAG
- a CDS encoding aldo/keto reductase → MISTIAKPTYQADVYQESKLFSHGTRLVLGTSGLGGVWGEVDEDESVGCILYALEHGILSLDTAPSYNRSQEFVGKALKQWDGEKPYISTKIGRLFAEKADDFNLDYSRDGMLRSMENSLETLGVDQVDLLFLHEPHLTPIAQKDEILETLNFIKEQGWTKKIGVGGNPTPEFYPFMESGLFEVISGFTKMDACNMSAFEKDIPLIQEKGHAYYAASALHMGLLGRRFDEYCKERPNNEWISNKDVDVAIKIKSIADELDIDLAEMALRYLMSVKEANRVVIGARKSDQIQTTVDYWRKGALSEEVFNRITDTIYQ, encoded by the coding sequence ATGATTAGTACAATAGCAAAACCAACATATCAAGCAGATGTTTACCAAGAAAGCAAGTTGTTTTCACACGGAACACGCTTAGTTTTAGGAACTTCAGGCTTAGGAGGCGTTTGGGGTGAAGTAGATGAAGATGAATCTGTAGGCTGTATTCTTTATGCCTTAGAGCACGGAATTTTATCTTTAGATACTGCTCCTTCCTACAATAGGTCTCAAGAATTTGTGGGAAAAGCACTCAAACAATGGGATGGAGAAAAGCCCTATATCAGTACTAAAATAGGCCGTCTTTTTGCAGAAAAAGCAGATGACTTCAACCTTGACTATAGCAGAGATGGAATGCTGAGAAGTATGGAAAATAGTCTAGAGACATTGGGTGTCGATCAAGTAGATTTACTCTTTCTTCACGAACCTCACCTCACTCCTATTGCCCAAAAAGATGAAATATTAGAAACACTTAATTTCATCAAAGAACAAGGCTGGACAAAAAAAATAGGTGTGGGAGGAAATCCTACTCCTGAGTTTTATCCATTTATGGAATCGGGACTTTTTGAAGTGATCTCTGGTTTCACCAAAATGGATGCTTGTAATATGTCTGCATTTGAAAAAGATATTCCACTGATCCAAGAAAAAGGACATGCCTATTATGCGGCATCTGCACTTCATATGGGCTTACTCGGCAGAAGATTTGACGAATACTGCAAAGAGCGTCCTAACAATGAATGGATTTCTAACAAAGATGTAGATGTAGCTATCAAAATTAAATCCATAGCGGATGAACTAGACATTGATCTTGCGGAGATGGCTCTCCGTTATCTGATGTCTGTTAAAGAAGCAAATCGAGTAGTCATTGGAGCCCGAAAGAGTGACCAAATACAAACAACCGTAGATTACTGGAGAAAAGGCGCACTTTCAGAAGAAGTATTCAACAGAATCACGGACACTATTTACCAATAA